In the genome of Halosolutus amylolyticus, the window ATGTTGTCGTCAGGCGAGACGTCCTGGTCCTCGGGGACCCGCATCGTGATCGTCTCGTAGGTCTCGAGGTCCATGACCTGCATGTCCGAGCCGTCGACGGAGACGACCTGTCCCTGTTTGCGCTCGATGATCGGGACCCAGATCTTCGCGTCGACCGGCTGGGAGAGCGATCGCTTCTTGCCGTCGAAGACGCCCTCTGCCTCGACGCGGGCCTTGGCGCTGCCGTGTTTGCCCGGCTTCGCCGTCGAGTACGAGTTGATCTTGCACGCGGCGTCGTCGATCATGACGTAGCTCCCTTCCTGGAGGTCGCGAACTTCTTGCTGCTGTTTCGCCATGTCCCGGGGTAATCAACCGACGCTCATAAACCGTTTGGAACACCGCCGGACGTGTCACGTCGGCAGACAGCGGGACGGCCGGCCGAGCGACCGTTCGCGATCGATCGGCGACTCGCAACTGCGATATCATTGCCGATCGATTCTCGCGCCCGTCGGGACGATCGACTGACGTGTTACCCGGCGGATTCGATCGGTTCACCACCGGAATCCGCGCGCCTCAGCCGGCGGTTCGAGCGGACTCGCCGGCAACTCGGCCGCGAGGTCGGGATCGTTGTAGATGCCGGGGGCGACGTCGTTCGGCCCGTCGGGGTAGCACAGCGACGCGAGCAACTGGACGTGGCCGCGGCCGACGCCGAGTTCGAACTGGCCGCCGCCGTACAGCCGGATCCCGCGCTCGTCGCAGTAGCGAATCGTCTCGAACAGCGACTCGATCGAGCCGAACCGCGACGGTTTGACGTTCAGCCAGTCGGGCTCCCACGGGAGCGCTTCGACGTCCGCGACGCCGTGGATCGGCGCGTCCCACGAGACGCGGGACCGGACGTCGGGGTCGTCGAACAGGGGTTCGGTCTCGTCGGTCAGTGCGGGGTCCTCGATCACGGCGTCCGGGAACGCCTCGAGGACGAGCGAATACAGGTCGGGATCCGCGGGCACGTCCACGTCGGTGCCCTCGTACTGGCCTTTGAGATCGAGGATCCGGACGGCATCCCGGCCGACGGATTCGTCGATCCCGTCGACGAGGGCCGCGTCCCACTCCGGGGTCGGATCGAGTTTGAACTCGATGTCGGGCACCCGATCGCGCAGGTCGGCGAGCCGATCGGTCGTCGGCGGATCGCCGAGTCGCGTGCTGGCCACGAACCGGACCGAGTCGCGCGATCGATCGAGGGCGCTCGCGAGGTCCGTCCCGGCCTGTCGCAGGGCGAGATCCAGCGCGGCGCTCTCGATCCCCCAGCGCCGGTAGTTCCGGAAGACGTTCCGACCGGGAGCGCCCCCGAGAAACAGGTCGCGCTCCGCGAGCGCGTCCGAGAACGAGTCGATCGTGTACTCGCCGGTCAGGTCGGGGAGGCCGCTATCGGCCAGCGCGTCGTGGTCGTCCGTCTCGTACGTGACGTCTTCGCCGATCCCGACGACCGACTCCCCGTCGGGGCCGGGACCTGACAGCGAGATTTCGGTTGTCACGCGCGTGAAGTCGCTCGAGGTGTCGCGCTCGAGGCGATCGGTCGAGACGGAATCGATCGTCACCGGGAGATCGGCGAGTCGGTCGTACTCCATGGACGACACCTCGGACGCCAGCGAAAAGAACATTGGAGTCGACGAACGTGAGGACCAGTTATTTCGTCGTGGCTGTGGGCCGTGTTAGACATGGCCACAGAAAGTCCACGGGAGGGGCGTCACGAGGAGATCGAGGCGATCGTCGACCGAAAGGCGGGCGGCGTCTCGGAGACGCGGGACGAGGCCGACAAGTACACTGTCGTTGGGGCCGCCGATCGGCGCACGTACGCGAACTGGTTGACGCCGATCGAGGAACACTTCGTCTGCCACCGGAACGACATCCCGGACGCCGACGCGGACGACTGGACCGTCGCGCTCACCGGGCACGTCGAGGGTGATCTTCCGCTGAGCGAGATCGAGGAGTCGTACCCGACGGTGGCGGTCGCGCACACGATGGAGTGTGCCGGCAACGGTCGCGGCCAGCACCGACCCGAGACGGGGAGCGTCCAGTGGGGGTTCGAAGCGGCCGCCACGGCCTTCTGGACCGGCACCCCGGTCAGTTCGATCCTCCGCGAGCACGGCGTGGACTCGGCGGACGGGCGGTGGCTCACCGCGATCGGCGGCGATCCGGCGGACGGCGACGACGTGTTCGCGCGATCGATCCCGCTCTCGAAGGCGCTCGACGACTGCATCCTGGCCTACGAGATGAACGGCGAGGCGCTGCCGCGCGAGCACGGCTATCCGGTCCGCCTGATCGTTCCCGGCTGGTACGGCGTGAACAACGTGAAGTGGGTCGAAGAACTCCGGATCATGGACTCGATGGTGGTCCAGGGGTCGCTCGATCGCGACGGCGAACACGCCTACTGGCAACAGACCGCCTACCGAATGCATCCCGAAGGGGTCGAACCAGAGACGAACGAGACCGTCGAGACGGCCGACACGTGGGACCAGCTCGAGGGCGCGGTCGAGCACCCCTACACGTTCGACGCGACCGTGATGTCGGTGATCGGGACGCCGTCCGGGGAGGAACCGGTTCCGGTGGGCGCGGACGAACCGATCGAGGTTCGCGGAGTCGCCTGGGCGGGCGACGAGGGGGTCGATCGCGTCGAGGTGTCGACCGACGGCGGCGACACCTGGGTCGACGCGGACCTGTTCGGTCCCGAGTACGCCGGCGCGTGGCGGCTGTTCCGGTACGACTGGGACGCCGACCCGGGCGAGTACCGGATGTACTCCCGCGCGACCGACGACCGGGGGCGGCGACAGCCGGCAACTATCTCCGGGCCGGACGACTGGCGCGACGCCCTCGATGACGAGGCGTTCCCCTGGAACGAGGGCGGGTACGCCGCGAACGCGTACGAGCCGAACGGCGTGGACGTCGCGGTCCGCGAGACGGACGAATCATCGTCTGCGGAGTAGCGGCCCGCCGGCGTTACTCGTTTCCGCGACGCTGACGGAGGTTCTGCCGCGTGAACTGCGGCTTCGCGCCGATCGACTTCGCTCCGCGGAACGATCGGTACAGCAGGAGGACGACGAGCGCGGAGAAGACGGCCGCGACGATCGACGCCTCCGGGGCCTCGAGCGCGTAGAGGACGCCCATCGAGAACAGCGACATCGTCAGCAGCATGCCGTAGATCAGTCGCCTGGCGAGGGTCTCGAAGACGCCCTTCGAGTCCTCGACGCCGATACGGACGTAGAGGTCGTCGCGATCGAGTCGATCGAGCGTGCGCTCGGTCTTCGGCGCGATCCGGGTCAGGGACTCG includes:
- a CDS encoding translation initiation factor IF-5A: MAKQQQEVRDLQEGSYVMIDDAACKINSYSTAKPGKHGSAKARVEAEGVFDGKKRSLSQPVDAKIWVPIIERKQGQVVSVDGSDMQVMDLETYETITMRVPEDQDVSPDDNIEYLEMDDQRKIV
- a CDS encoding sulfite oxidase, which produces MATESPREGRHEEIEAIVDRKAGGVSETRDEADKYTVVGAADRRTYANWLTPIEEHFVCHRNDIPDADADDWTVALTGHVEGDLPLSEIEESYPTVAVAHTMECAGNGRGQHRPETGSVQWGFEAAATAFWTGTPVSSILREHGVDSADGRWLTAIGGDPADGDDVFARSIPLSKALDDCILAYEMNGEALPREHGYPVRLIVPGWYGVNNVKWVEELRIMDSMVVQGSLDRDGEHAYWQQTAYRMHPEGVEPETNETVETADTWDQLEGAVEHPYTFDATVMSVIGTPSGEEPVPVGADEPIEVRGVAWAGDEGVDRVEVSTDGGDTWVDADLFGPEYAGAWRLFRYDWDADPGEYRMYSRATDDRGRRQPATISGPDDWRDALDDEAFPWNEGGYAANAYEPNGVDVAVRETDESSSAE